The Bacillus sp. B-jedd sequence GGAGTATTGTCCTGGAAGGAATTATTAGCTGACCCGGAAAAACATTGGAAGCCAGGTTACTCTGCATACGAATTGGCTTACTCATGGGAGGACGCCAATAATCTGCCGGCTTGTGTTGAGAAGGCATTTAAAGGTAGCAATATCCCTCTTTTCCAGAATGTGAAGGTGTTATATGGATTTCCGGAGTACCCTGTCTCCTTACCGGGTAGAGGGAAGAGTTCGCAAAATGACCTCTACGTACTAGCAAAAGCCAATGATGAATTTTTGACAATCATGGTTGAAGGTAAGGTATCTGAAGAATTTGATGTAAAAGTCGAAGATTGGATACGGGATTCAAGTGAGGGGAAAAAGAACAGACTTAATTACTTAGTAGGTTTGTTAAATCTAGAAGAGAAGGATATTTTGCAAATAAGATATCAATTACTTCACCGCGCTGCTTCGGCAGTAAAAGAAGCAATTGACGTAAATGCAAAAAATGCTATGATGCTTATCCATTCATTTAGTGAAGAAGGAAAATGGTTTAATGATTACGCTCATTTCGTTAATCTGTTTAACTTAGACCCCAAAAAGGATGGAGTCGTTGGCCCAGTGGCTGTTAGTGGAGTTAATCTTTATTTTGGATGGGTTACTGGTACCAGGGTATTGTCAAAGGAACATTATTTTAATTTCTTTAAGACTGAAAAAGCTAGAACGCTGGCAAAAGAGATTGATAATTATATTTATAATCAAAGTCTTTACATGGGTGAGGTTGAGGATTACCACTACCGAAGTAACAATGGGGTCCGAACCGATTGTATAGGGTATGTCAGTAAAAGAGGAAGCTATAAGTTTGCTACGCTATCTACCGCTAGGAAAGTAGTCTTTATCCTGCATCTAGGAAAAAAACTGCATACAGAGACTGCGAAGAAAATGCAGAGGGTGATAGACGAATTGCTTGGGCACATATATGAAGAAACTGATAAAGGGCTCACTCCAGGAGAGGTATACATTCGGCTGGAGTGGGTGGATCATTTAGATCAAATAACCAGCTATATAGATAAGGCATATGAGATGCGGTTGCAAAAGTGAGATTCGCGTGAT is a genomic window containing:
- a CDS encoding DUF6946 family protein, whose product is MGKYYTSTKGVLSWKELLADPEKHWKPGYSAYELAYSWEDANNLPACVEKAFKGSNIPLFQNVKVLYGFPEYPVSLPGRGKSSQNDLYVLAKANDEFLTIMVEGKVSEEFDVKVEDWIRDSSEGKKNRLNYLVGLLNLEEKDILQIRYQLLHRAASAVKEAIDVNAKNAMMLIHSFSEEGKWFNDYAHFVNLFNLDPKKDGVVGPVAVSGVNLYFGWVTGTRVLSKEHYFNFFKTEKARTLAKEIDNYIYNQSLYMGEVEDYHYRSNNGVRTDCIGYVSKRGSYKFATLSTARKVVFILHLGKKLHTETAKKMQRVIDELLGHIYEETDKGLTPGEVYIRLEWVDHLDQITSYIDKAYEMRLQK